In one Lolium rigidum isolate FL_2022 chromosome 3, APGP_CSIRO_Lrig_0.1, whole genome shotgun sequence genomic region, the following are encoded:
- the LOC124703815 gene encoding ADP-ribosylation factor-like protein 2 isoform X2 — translation MGLLSIIRKIKRKEKEMRILMVGLDNSGKTTIVLKINGEDTSVISPTLGFNIKTIKYHKYSLNIWDVGGQKTIRSYWRNYFEQTDGLVWVVDSSDIRRLDDCRAELHNLLKEEILNLDAMDRSRHWRIVGCSAYTGEGLLDGFDWLVQDVASRIYVLD, via the exons ATGGGGCTACTCAGCATCATCCGGAAGATCAAGCGCAAGGAGAAGGAGATGCGCATTCTCATGGT GGGGCTGGACAACTCAGGGAAGACAACGATCGTGCTCAAGATCAATGGGGAGGACACGAGCGTCATCAGCCCCACCCTCGGCTTCAACATCAAGACCATCAAGTACCACAA GTACTCCTTGAACATTTGGGATGTTGGGGGACAGAAGACTATCAGGTCTTATTGGAGGAATTACTTTGAGCAGACTGATGGACTAGTTTGGGTAGTTGATAGTTCAGATATCCGAAGGCTTGATGATTGCCGTGCTGAACTCCACAATCTCTTAAAGGAAGAG ATCCTGAATTTGGACGCCATGGACAGAAGCAGACACTGGCGGATCGTAGGCTGCAGTGCCTACACCGGAGAGGGGCTCCTTGACGGTTTCGACTGGCTGGTTCAGGACGTTGCTTCTCGGATCTACGTTCTGGACTGA
- the LOC124703815 gene encoding ADP-ribosylation factor-like protein 2 isoform X1 has product MGLLSIIRKIKRKEKEMRILMVGLDNSGKTTIVLKINGEDTSVISPTLGFNIKTIKYHKYSLNIWDVGGQKTIRSYWRNYFEQTDGLVWVVDSSDIRRLDDCRAELHNLLKEERLVGASLLVFANKQDIQGARQPAEIAKILNLDAMDRSRHWRIVGCSAYTGEGLLDGFDWLVQDVASRIYVLD; this is encoded by the exons ATGGGGCTACTCAGCATCATCCGGAAGATCAAGCGCAAGGAGAAGGAGATGCGCATTCTCATGGT GGGGCTGGACAACTCAGGGAAGACAACGATCGTGCTCAAGATCAATGGGGAGGACACGAGCGTCATCAGCCCCACCCTCGGCTTCAACATCAAGACCATCAAGTACCACAA GTACTCCTTGAACATTTGGGATGTTGGGGGACAGAAGACTATCAGGTCTTATTGGAGGAATTACTTTGAGCAGACTGATGGACTAGTTTGGGTAGTTGATAGTTCAGATATCCGAAGGCTTGATGATTGCCGTGCTGAACTCCACAATCTCTTAAAGGAAGAG AGACTAGTCGGAGCTTCATTGCTGGTGTTTGCAAACAAGCAAGACATTCAAGGTGCTCGTCAACCCGCAGAAATTGCTAAG ATCCTGAATTTGGACGCCATGGACAGAAGCAGACACTGGCGGATCGTAGGCTGCAGTGCCTACACCGGAGAGGGGCTCCTTGACGGTTTCGACTGGCTGGTTCAGGACGTTGCTTCTCGGATCTACGTTCTGGACTGA
- the LOC124703814 gene encoding glycine-rich RNA-binding protein-like: MAEEYRCFVGGLAWATNDQSLEQAFSQFGEITDCKIINDRETGRSRGFGFVTFSSSESMKNAIEGMNGQDLDGRNITVNEAQSRSGGGGGGGGYRGGGSGGGGYGQRREGGGGGYGGGGGYGGGGGGGYGQGREGGYGGGGGYSRGGGGGDSGNWRN; the protein is encoded by the exons ATGGCGGAAGAGTACCGTTGCTTCGTCGGCGGCCTCGCCTGGGCCACCAACGACCAGTCCCTCGAGCAGGCCTTCTCCCAGTTCGGCGAGATCACCGACTGCAAG ATCATCAACGACAGGGAGACCGGACGTTCCCGCGGGTTCGGCTTCGTCACCTTCTCGAGCTCCGAGTCGATGAAGAACGCCATCGAGGGGATGAACGGCCAGGACCTGGACGGCCGCAACATCACCGTCAACGAGGCCCagtcccgctccggcggcggcggcggaggcggcggctacaggggcggcggctccggaggcggcggctacggcCAGCGTCGcgagggcggcggaggcggctacggaggcggcggcggctacggaggtggcggcggcggcggctacggccaGGGCCGTGAGGGCGgctatggcggtggcggcggctactcccgcggcggcggcggcggtgactcTGGCAACTGGAGGAACTGA